In Chiloscyllium punctatum isolate Juve2018m chromosome 39, sChiPun1.3, whole genome shotgun sequence, the genomic stretch GTGTCCATAGATTTTCAGGAATGTCTTTGAAATCCTTCCCCTTTCAAAACCCATCTCACTGGCAATGAGAATCATCTAGACCTTGCATTCAGGTAGGAATAATTAGATCCTGACTTGCTTATCTTGGTAATGAATGGACTGTTCACAGCATCAACCGGCGTTCTCAACATCTTTCTGGCGTTTTTAGAAACTTTTGTAGTTTAACCACAATGCAACATAAATGCTGCGACCATTGTCTCTAGGTGTGAATGTTTCCCAGTTTCTTTCAAGCAAAAGAATCTTGTCCTTTCTTTTACCTGTGGCAGTCACATCTTCCAAGCCAGTTGTTCTGCAGACTTCAAAATAGCTTACATGACTCTCTTTATTTTACTCTAATTTACAAGCACAGACTCAAAACATAGCAATCTTACAAATCTCATAACTACAAATATTGCTATTATATATTCTACCAAAGCATGCAGTGTGCATGCAGGAAGAGTGGACATTTGATTTTCTGACGATCTTCATCTTGGCCATTTTGAACCTATTAATGAGCAAGATGGGGATCTGCTTGCTCTTGACTTCTAGTTTGTTCTTCTTTCTTTAACATGACTCAGATTGAGAAACTCATATGCACAGATCTGTTGAACTCTCTTAATGAGACTGCTAGGAACCATAGGTCTCACTTTTATAACAGGAATGTTGTCAAGTGTTTAATGGGGATAGAACTTTTTTATTTTTATCAGGAATTTCAGTAAGCAAAAGGCTTTGAAATTGTGTTGGTTATATTTCTATATTTATATCTGTGTTTAGAACTTGAACATGTAGGTTTTACATTGCTTTGTCTGCTTTAGTCAGTCCTGCTGTGTGAACAGGTATAACACTGTCACATAGGCATCACTGAAAAACTCCATAATAAATTTAAGAGGCtatgattttaaaaaattttgAAGCAGAAAAATAAACGTTTAatcagtcagagacaaacacactttCTTACTGGATCCTCAAAATCACATAATGAAAGTCACATAATAAATAATCTTAGATAAAAGATTTGTTTTtatgtacaggttgttctgctataacgcataTTTCGTCAATGTGAATTCACTGTAatgtgattgacaaattggggatgctgtttctaaagtgcaaatttTTCAAACGTGCATTGGCTGTAACGTGATTTCATCCCCAACATTTTAAAGAGCTGTTTTGAAAACGCAATTTTTCTATAACACTGGGTTGCACAAAAACACAATCATCATGTTATCACAGAACTTACTGTATTGGCATAATTCTTTTTGAGTGAAATCAAACTCAAAGTTTTGGGAATGGAAATGTCATTGTGCTGTTTGAAGGACCTGCCATTTCATCCAATCAACTAATCCTTTTGAAATATTATTTATAATCGTAGCTTGCAAATGTGTTTCTGCATTTGAttttgaaaatatattttaaGATTTTGGTGTTGAAATATGTGATCAACTTATATAAACATTTATGCTCTTTTAGCCATGAGCTGATGATTAATACTGTTCATAACTTCCTGCTTCTATCATAATACAGAGTATAAGCACTTGATTGCAGCTGTTTTGATTAATTCTTTATAATGTCTTTCTCATTATCCTAGTTTTCTTTCTTTACTGTCTGCTTTTAATACTTTGGGGATGGAGGTAATCCCTTTCCTCAGTCTGTCAAGCCTAATTAATGAGATCACGTTGACCTGTATCCATTGACCAGCATCTTTGTCTGTCAAAAATCTGTTGATCTCAGATTTGAAATAAATAACTGAACTTGCATCTGCTCCTTTGGGAAAGAGGTCTCTATTTCTGCCACCCTTAAGTATTTTCTAATTTCTATTCTGAAAATTGTGACTATTATTATAACGTTACAGCCCCTTCTCCTAGAGTCCTATTCCAGTGGAAGAATGTTCTGTTTCGCTGCTTGTCGTGATTCAAAAGATGATTCGTATCTCCCTATACTTGCTATATTCTAGCGAATTAAAGTCAATTTTACGTATTTGTTCTTCATAGTTTAGCTCTTGCAGCACTGGTGATTCTACACTGTGCTTCTTCCCAGGCTAATATATTTTCTAATGTACCAGGTAAAGAGCTGGGCTGGCTACCCCAAATGCAGCCTAACCATAATTTGTATAGTGAAATTCAATTTATTTTCTATATATCCAGTTGGGCAATATATGTGGTATATCCAATTCCAGAGAagacactgttctctgtaaaATGAAACATTTATAAGACACTCCATTCCAGAGTTCCTTGTGCAAAGTTATTTGCAAGGTTCATTAGCCACTTCTGGGTTACAGATAATTGGACAGAGACAGATTGACACCATTTTAGGAGTGCAGCACTTAGCAGTACTGCTAGCAAGTTAACTGAAGTGAGCAGTTAAGATCAGTTGGATGACTGTACTCATACAACAAACTCAGGAAGAAGTTCTAGGAATTAGTAAGTAGCTAAAAGTTGGAACCAGGATTCTGAAGAAGACTTGAGGAGCTTAGAAGGTGGAAagttcactggctctgtgttggGAGGATGCATGAAGGGCTTGTAAAAAGACACTGGACATTAATATTTCAGAGCAACTGAGAAGAGTAGTAAATGAAAGCTTGTAAGCAGTACTTTGCATTCAACTGAGTTAGAATAATGCTCAGGAAATACCCAGGGGCATATCTGGCTTTGTGAAAAGCTGGAATCATATATTTGAGTGCTGGAATGCAGGTTTGAATCTGGGTGAGCACAGATCTAGGAAAAGAGTGTATTTGACCAGGTCAGAAACAGCCATCGAGGCCATATATGATACAATGACTATTAAGAGCATGTTTCAAGGCCACACTAGCAATAATAAACAATTTAATCCCTTGCAAAGTTTAATGAAATTTAATTGCCATTGTAGTATCAACAGCGAGGATGGGGGTGGGTTGATTTTTGCGAAGACAACTATGGAATTGGTCTTGATGACATTTACTATTTGATGCGCACTGTGGGATGTATGATCATGGTCTATTCGTAGTTATCACTGTTAATTCTGCATATTAGAAACAAATTGTTCATGTATTGTAAATTTTAATACTGTTCTAGTTTTGTATATTAAAGTATTATTTGTTAACTTCTAGATGACTTATCTTTTGTCTAAAATGTATTGGTCCCTGGAATCCTGAAAACTAGTCCCTAATCAGATTTTAAGGTCGTTTGATGATCTCATCCAGGATCATAATGTGAAATTGTGGTCTGGTCTGAGGTTATAACAATAGTTTTCACAAAACTTCCTTCCCTTTAGGTTTAGCTTTGTAAATGTGAAGGCTAACATTCAAAAAATCCCATAGTAGGTGAGTGATGTGTACAAGTGTCCTTCAATCTTTTTTGGACCTACGTTGTTGTTTTTCACATTCTCAAAATGATTTcagtccaaaatgaatcacctcacacttagctacattgaaatAGTCTGTTTCGCCTGACAATATCtcattaattcctgatgaagggcttttgcccaaaacgtcgatttcgctgctccttgggtgctgcctgaactgctgtgctctttcagcaccactaatccagaatctggtttccagcatctgcagtcattgtttttaaccccTAATATCTCATTAATACTGATGCTTCACTATGCCTCTTCTAGTCTTGAAATAAGTATGGTCAGAACTGTAGGTGGACTGCATCTTTTCTATCGCTTCTATCGATATTTTCTCATCCCTGTGTTCAAAGACATTTCTGCCCACCTCCAGAattggtgggacttgaacctgtgtCTCCTGATCCAGAGATACAGGCTCTACTGTTGCATCACAAGTACCCTCTGTTGTTGTTATATATTTTCATAATATGCTGAACAAACTCAACATAATTGTGGTTTTATATTTTCAGTCTCAGTACAAACCAGAATCTTCCTTGAGGTTTTGTCTAATTATGTCACCATCTGTCTACTGTAATGAAGGCAGGTTACTGAGCACCAAGAACTGTCTGTATGTACAATTCAACCCAAATGCAAAATTCACTGATTAAGAAATGGAAACTTAATTTGAAATTCAATACTAAGGAACTTTAAGGCAATGTTTTAGTTCTAAGTCAAATTTTCATCTCTGTTATCTTACTTTGTTATTCTACTACAATGACCTTTTGAATGATTCATCTATTCTGTTTAAATAATATAAGTCGTTGAGAATTTTGTCTCGGTACAGTTAATACATTTTGTTTTAGGAAAGTTATTCACTTTTGGTGTTAGTAAGTACAGACTCAAGGTTTAGAGATGTTCTTCTTATGTACACTAAAAGTTTATGAGAGTTGAAAAAGCAGTAAAATCGGCTATTAGTTTCTTGACAGATTATCTTTAATCTGGTTACAAAAAACATAAACCATTTATGTTATCATAGAATTAGTAGCACATCACATTTCCATCACCAACAGTTTCTCGAAAATATAAATTAATGTCCATATTTTTTCTGTATTGTAAAAACCCTCATGACATGCTTTCCCTCGTGCTTCAAGTGAAACTGATAAAAATAGAATTAAAAGTTTAGTATTTTAATCACCATCAGAGTTTGTGAAGCAGTTTGTAAAATACAAAGTAATACTGTACATATGCATTTTTGTACCTGTCCTTTCATCTGGGTCAGAgttgagggtgtggtgctggaaaagcacagcagctcaggcagcgttcttcagatctgctgtgcttttccagcactacactcttgactctgatctctagcatctgcggtCCACACTTTTTCCTTTCATCTGGGTCAGCTAAGTACATTTAAACAAGCCTTAACAAGTCAGTTTGGATTTGAAAGAATTATTTTAATTGTCCACTAAGAACGTGAATGCCAGACTTGAAGTTCTTTAATTTGCATAACAAAATTTGCAGGTACAGGAAGGtacgttttcttttctcttagtATTGGTGCTACTATTTCATAGGCAGTCCATGGAGTCAGAAATTTCCACTTAATTCCAATGGTGTTGTACTCACCATTACTGAAACTAGTATTGATTTCAGATTTTAcctaattaattgaatttaaattccccagCTGCTGTGTTGGAATTTTAATTCATGTCTGTGGCTGATTAATCGTGGTTTTTGGATTACTGGTCCAGTAACAAACCACTGGGTTACTGGACCCTTATGTTTTGTAGCAAAACAAACTATCCCAGTACGTTTCTGTATACAGAGAAGAAAATGTTAGCTTTAATAATGATCACTCTGTAATGTTAAAAATACTTAACCCTCTGGGTTTAAGGTTGAAGCACCTGCTGTTTGGCATCCTTTATTAACTGGACTACTGTGAACTTCAACCATGCTATAACTTGTTACTTCGATTAACTTAATTTCACTGCTTTTATTAAAGTCTGCTTTCTGGTTCAAATAAGTAATCTGAATGTCCTTTTAAGTGCTTGTGGCTCATTGACCATAAACTGTGCTGTAGAGTTAATTAATTTTTATTAGAAAATTTAGGTACTTAATTGCCCATTTCACCTGAGGTAGTTGTGTGAAGCAATGTAAAACCAATCATTGTTAGAGTTGGATTTAGATCACCAACTGCACTTTGTTTTTGCAGCTTGGAATAAAAATATTAGTTTTTCATGGCAGGCTTATGTTGCTGCATTAATTTGAGCTGCTGTCCCAAAGAACCTTAGTCTTCTCGACATCAGCACACTGTATCGCACGCAATAATGCCAGCTGAAAATGCAATGGATCCTGCAATACTTCAAACAGAAACTGTTGGTGTTGCGCTATAATCTGCCACTTTTAACCAACACCCAGTATAGTGAGTATAATAACATTTATAAGTAGACAAAAATCAATGAGGAGTTTAAACACACCCTCATCCTAGGGTGTGTTATGCTTCTCGGTGACTAATCTAGGCTTTGAAATCTTGTTGGAAACAATGGTCGTCAACCTCACGTGGTTTAATAATTTGCTTAGTCTAATTATTACTGGTTTCAATTGGAATTGTACCATCTTATGCAACTCTAGTTCTCTTTCTCAAATTGAATATTCTACCACAAACATTATTCTTTACAAGTGTTGTGTCTCGTTGTGTTTTAACTGATTCTTCATTTGACCTTTTTAGACTTATTGGTTTATGTTCATTGTCTAATTTGTCAAATTCAGTGTGTTCATTTTTATAGCTGGGGCCCTCCAAATTAGCAAATTGCCCAGTTGGCAAAAGGGACCATTCCTCATTATATTTACCATTGTTAGATCCAGCTAGCTGGCAAAGAGCCACAGCAGCCGACTGCTTCTGCTCATCGTTACAACTTTGCGTACCTTTCAAAACTTTTTGAGATTGCAGGTTGCTGACAATGTTTTTGTTCCATTGACCTGTTGTTTTGCAATGTTTGGCAATATCAAGGTCTTCCAGTGGCTTAATCTTCAAGTCAGAATGAAGAGATTTATTGCTATTTAAGCATTTTGCATGTATTCTCAATTCTTTAGAAGTTCTGTCCACTTGTGGTGGAATAGAATCTTCAGCTGTTTGCCAGCCATGATTATGTTTAGCTTTAACGGAGAGATTTAAAGGTACTTCCTGTACATTTATAGAAATCTGAAACTCTTTATCTTGTGGATAATCATTGTCAACTGAAGAACATTCATTTGAGTCTTGAAGAAGATTATTAGTTTTAGTTCCAACAAGCTTGTCCTGCTCTGTTTTTTCTTTGTCCTTtttggaaaggtttaaagggaccATGCTGCTGGAGCTTGTGTTTGAGGGTAATGGCGGATTACCTTGGCCATAATCCAGAATGGTGGCATTAGAAAATGTTAGATTAGATGTTGATTCCTCATTGACATCTAGAGTTCTGTAAGTAGAGTAGTAAAATACAATTTACAAATTGAAATTTATGACTTTTAcatatttaaaaaaagacacattCATGCAGCACCTTCCACAATCTCAGGATGACCAATTGGTACACCATCCATCACCTCCAACAGTCAGTCTCTCCATCTCTAATTAATTTCTGTACATGGTAAAGGTAAAGTTACTATTAATCCGCAGAACCAAGGACTgatctcattagagagagatgattggtgggaagtttaacttgagggtcaccaaCCTCAGGCAAGGGTAGGGTTGAGAAGGttggaccttcatggtaacctcagccagtgtgggaattgaacccatgatgTTAGGCAACactgcatcgcaaaccagctatccagccaatAGAGCTAACCAATTCCCCACCTACAAGCTGTAGCAACTCAGCCAGATTCCTTCAAAAATAGCTTCTAAAGTGGTGACCGCTACTATCTAGAAAGACAAgatcagcagatacatgggattaccaaacctgcaaattccccttcaTGTCAGATGCCCTGATTTGGAACTGTATCACTCTTTCACTGatggggtcaaaatcctgaaactccctcacAACATTGTGGATGTGCCTACACATTGTAGGAAACCCAATGCTGCTTAAGTCAATCAAAGCACAGACAAGTCCCACAAAAAGGTGATACATTACAAGAGCTTTTGTCTTTGGTGGTGTTGCTTCAGGGAAAATGTTATTGAGGGCAATGGGAAAATATCTGGTTTTTTTTTGGATAACATCATTAAATCTTTTACATCTACTTGCATAGACAGACATGCTCTTGGTTTAATGCCTTATTTGAAAAATGGCATGCTGACAGCGCTGTGCTGAAATTCCAGCTTAGATTATGCATCCACATCTCTCGGCTGATTTGAGCAAGTCTGTTACCACTGAACTAAGGCCACCTCGGCGGTTGAAGAAAATTTTAGAAATGTTAAAAGCTAAGAAAGAACAGTAATGACGGAATGTCcaattggatttttaaaaataggttGCTTATGTTTTATAAGCAGATAGCAACACTTTAAATGACCTCATGACCTTCATGATTCACCTACTTAGGTGAAAATGGGGCCCAATAAATTAATCAAGTATTGAGAAATCACAAGGATCGTTTGCTTTATCTTTGTTTTGTATGCTTTGTTgctgtttataaaacaatgaaatTACTGCAAAATTTTTAACATTTCTGGCTATATCGCATTTTAAGTAGTGTCCATTTTTGGATGCATTACTTCATTAAAAATGTCTTTTGGGATATTTACCAAAACAGGACTAGTCTTGAACGATGGAGGAGACTTTAGAAGTTGTATTATTGTACTGAGAACAGAGAAATGTGGGTAATTAAACAGGGAGAAGTATTTAATATATGATTGGTTTGGTAGTTGATGGATAAAGACTGTTTCCATTAACAGGAGGGCAGGTTTTTGGAGAACACCAAGTGAAATAACTGATAAAAGACACAGGGTGGAcattagaatttttttttgtgaTGAGTTATAAGGATCAGGACTGCATTGTTTGTACGGATAGTATAAATAGATTCAACAGTAACTTTGAAAATGGAATTGCATCTGTACTCAAAATGACGAGATTTTCAGGGCTACAAGAAGAGAGCAGCAACTGGCTGATTTGAATGGACATCTATTATGCTATATTTTTCTAAAGAGATTAATAGTTTTGTTACTGTATGAAAATGAGCAGTAATTAgaatgatgaataatatattttgGTTCACACAGCAATTGTGTGTTATTTGGATCAAATTTCTGAAAGTAAAGCCTTCTGTCATTTGAGctgagtttgattccatgaatgattgCTAGTTTATAAAGTGTTATTGCAGTAGTCACAAAATGCATTTAAGTGTGATCTGAAGAATTCAAAATGCCAAAACAAAAATTGAAAACCCTTGGCATTTGCTGTACCTGCTTTCTGGGCCTGGTCTTTCTCGCCGGTCGTGTTGAATGTAGAATTTATTTGCATGTGCATTTCTGATTGGTTTGAAGTGCATAAAGGTTTCTTCCAATTTGTAACTCTTAATACTTGTGCTTGAAATAACCTTGTTCGGCAATTCACCAAAACTTTCTGAAACAGTACTCCTTTGAGCAAAGCTAGGACTAGGTCGCCCTGGAGAGCCCATTGTTGCACTTCCTGCTCTTGGGCTCATTTTTATATTtgttgtgtgtgagaaagagtcaCTGTTAACTTCCAGTTCTACAGTGTCATTATCTTTTACATATTTTGTCGGTACTGAGTTCTCCCATTGTGTATAAAGCCTTCTGTGAGTGTTCTGGTGGTAAAGTTCAGATGGTGATGAAGTTTCGTAGAATGAGGGAGTTCCAACTGATTGGGTATTTTGATCCCTACTGGTATTACTTCCTTGTTGAGGCTTCATACCAAACTGGGGCATGTGGTATTCAGTTGAGTTGAGATGTTGGATTCCATAAGGAATAGGAATGTTTGAATGCAAATGATGCAAAATCTTGTACTGCTGTAATGTTGATGGAACCAAATGCCTTGGCAAAGTCATACCTGGATTTTGTAGATGAGGAAGCAGAAAGTTCCTCTGGTCAGTTGAGACATACAGTGGAATTGTTGGGTTGTCATGTTCAGGTGGCTTACCAGTGAGGAGATAGGGTGAAAAGACTACTCTTGAACCTCGTTCACTGAAGTAGTGTGTATAGTCTGGAATCAATGGTGATGTGTTGGGAGGAATTGAGCCAAAGCTTTTATCTGCTTTACAAAATTCTGGTGAAATTGAAGAACATGCTCTCCACTGGTCACCTGGACTGTAAAATGCTGATTTCACGTGGATGGGAGATGCTCTGttgtttgaattttcagaagcagAATGTGTGTCTTTATTGGCTTTTTCTGGTTTTTCACTAGATCTCAGGCCTCCAACAGGCAAGAAAGCTGAGGATCTTTGATCCTTTTCAAACGTTTCTACTTTTTCAGTTTCAGTTGTTAAAGGAATCAAGTAATGTGGTTCCTTATGTTGTTTCATATTTGGAACAGGAGAAAATGCATGATTATCCATTCCCACGTTTTCTTTCATGTCAGTAGTGTTGATGATTTGATGAGTTGAGGGTTTATCTGAGACAGTATTTGAACATTCGGAATTTTTATTCAGTCTATTGACTGTTATCTTTGTATTATTGCACTCGTTTGACTCATCGTCTTTCTGGTTGAGTATAttagtctcattgcaacttctctttgagcattttcctgtttggtcCTGGTCTGTAACTAGTGAAATTGAATTTTCACACAGACTGTACTTCATGTGGTTAAACAGATGTGATTTTTCATTGCATGTAAATGGGCATTGGAAACACTTGTATTTGAATGGTTTTCCTGGAGGTCGAGGAATGTAGTGAGGTTTCTTTGGTTTGCGTTCTTTAGTAAGGCTCATCTTCTATATTCTTGATCAAATTTGTTGATCTTGTGCTTCTCCTGCGCCTTTTTTTTTTTGCAGATCTTCCAGTTTACTATACAAAACTAATAAATGGAAAACGTAACTTAACTTGATGTTGAAGTGACCAATTTTATGGTTAACCTGGTACTGGAAGAACTTTCAAGAGGCTGTGGAAGACAGAACAGAAGCTGGTTAACATTGTAAAAAGGACAGAGTAAAAGCCAGCATTTTCCTTTTAGACAAGCCTGATTTCAAAAACAAATTGGGCAGTATGCCAGTGGGTCATCTTTTGTACGATGTCAATATAAATAAATGAGATATGATACATTATGTAACATACTGCTTTTTAAAAGTGTATCCAAATTTAATATACAAGATTTAAAACTTCTATGTAAATGTTATTTCAGTTAGGTTGAAATATCCCCATAGCTACAGttgctgttttaaaaaaaaatcatactCATTTGTAAATTCACAGGACATGGAAAAATGATTTACACCAGATTTTCCATTCCATTCTTTAGCAAAAGCATTTCCTCCAGCTGTTGGATAGTTTAGAACTATATTGTATGAAAAGTCACGTTACTGCTGTTAGCATGAGATGGTTAGTTGTTTTATTACGTGGCTGAATGAATAATGATTATTAATTCAGCAATAAACTATACTTAGAACATAGACAATGCTGTCAATTTAGTTTTAGTTCATTTCATTTACACCAGATGAGTGTTTTAAaaattgatgctagcagagagcACAATCCATTTGGCTCAATCAGTTGAACACTCTTCAGGAGTGAAAAGGTATTGGATTTAAGCTCAAATCCAGGACTTGAATCCATAATTCATATTACCATTTCAACTACTTTGTGACATCCTAAGTACAAACAATGCTGTTTAAGTGCAAATTACTTTTAGAAAATGTCTACATACAGACAATTTGGATAAAGGCATACCTTGCCACTTCTCCATTCTGACTGTGGATGATCCTATGATTCTATTGGCGATGGAGAATGGGACTAATTGAGTGGCTCTTTTGGGAGCTTGTACAGATGCAATctgatgaatggcctcctcttgtttgTAATATTCTATGATTCATATTAACAGCAGAAGGACTATATAGGCTATTTGTGCCAAACTCACAATGCTATCTTTCAAAATATTGGATTCAGATCATGTGCAGCCAGAATATAATGGCAAATAGCAAACTATTTTATCACTATCCATTTAACTTGGCATTTATAAAGATGTTTCTTTTCCACCAGAGACATGGCTGCTGTTTCATTCATATGTCTGCAACTATAGAATATGGGACTATGTCCAGCACTGTCATGTAAATGGGCATTAGACAGTAAATTTAATTATTCTTTTGTGAACAGCTTTGATAAAAGATTTAATTCACAATTTTTTAAACTGAGCTTTCAGGAGCTGGTGTAAACCGTTCAGTACCTTGAGCCTGCttagccattcaataagatcctggcTGCTTTGTTTTCACTTTCAATTCTACATTCACAACTACCCTTGATCCTCCTGCCAACCAAGAATCTGTCCATCCTTATCTCAAAGACGTTCAAATGTCCTACTTGGTCATATTATTTAGGTGGTTTGTTGGGAAGATGGAACTTGATGTTGAAGAGTACGAAAGTTTGCCGAATGATTGAATTTGGATTGCATTTATGAGTAAATGTGGGCTTAAGTGGCAAGGCTAACATAATATATAATTTCATATGTTGTCAGTATTTTTGCACAAAAGCACTTCCCAAAGCAATCTCTTTACCATGTTTGGATTTGTAAGCTGTAGTAAACTTCATGTATCATAGAATCACACATGGGGGATTCTCATTTTGATTTATCAATAAATTGTGAATGTGTTCAATGTAAAGTAAAGGGCACTTGGCCTTTTGATCCGTGGCATTATTTTGTCTAAAACCGTTAAGGTCCATGAATTCAAGTTTCACCGGCCTGATGAGAGAAATGGAGAAGCTAATATTTTGTTTCAGAAAGCTTGTTCCATTAGCTTGAGTTGCCAGCAAGGCTTGTTGCAGCTTGTCCATGTTACAGTTTTCTGGTTATAGTTCATGAGAAACTCTGATAGTTTCGTTCTCATGGTTTGAAAGCTGTGTGATATATTATGCCAAGGCTAGATGCTTTCATTTTTAGGAAGGAGATTTAACTG encodes the following:
- the znf750 gene encoding zinc finger protein 750, coding for MSLTKERKPKKPHYIPRPPGKPFKYKCFQCPFTCNEKSHLFNHMKYSLCENSISLVTDQDQTGKCSKRSCNETNILNQKDDESNECNNTKITVNRLNKNSECSNTVSDKPSTHQIINTTDMKENVGMDNHAFSPVPNMKQHKEPHYLIPLTTETEKVETFEKDQRSSAFLPVGGLRSSEKPEKANKDTHSASENSNNRASPIHVKSAFYSPGDQWRACSSISPEFCKADKSFGSIPPNTSPLIPDYTHYFSERGSRVVFSPYLLTGKPPEHDNPTIPLYVSTDQRNFLLPHLQNPGMTLPRHLVPSTLQQYKILHHLHSNIPIPYGIQHLNSTEYHMPQFGMKPQQGSNTSRDQNTQSVGTPSFYETSSPSELYHQNTHRRLYTQWENSVPTKYVKDNDTVELEVNSDSFSHTTNIKMSPRAGSATMGSPGRPSPSFAQRSTVSESFGELPNKVISSTSIKSYKLEETFMHFKPIRNAHANKFYIQHDRRERPGPESRTLDVNEESTSNLTFSNATILDYGQGNPPLPSNTSSSSMVPLNLSKKDKEKTEQDKLVGTKTNNLLQDSNECSSVDNDYPQDKEFQISINVQEVPLNLSVKAKHNHGWQTAEDSIPPQVDRTSKELRIHAKCLNSNKSLHSDLKIKPLEDLDIAKHCKTTGQWNKNIVSNLQSQKVLKGTQSCNDEQKQSAAVALCQLAGSNNGKYNEEWSLLPTGQFANLEGPSYKNEHTEFDKLDNEHKPISLKRSNEESVKTQRDTTLVKNNVCGRIFNLRKRTRVA